In Mycobacterium gallinarum, a single window of DNA contains:
- a CDS encoding HNH endonuclease signature motif containing protein, with amino-acid sequence MSSIAAADAAVVRPKDRLEVLFGELGELMGQRNAIDARIVDIVAEMDHDNLVGMTGCRSLSALVAWKTGSSTRNAGKIAAIAHRARQFPLCMAGLREGRLSLDQVAIIAEKAGEGSDGHYVTLAEVATVSQLNTALKAEPPLPSEPDPWRDTPPEAEPAPEPAPRPTITTIHSDEQTTTWKITLSHLDAATFDAAVQSHLDAAVAAWKRDHDTDTLPAAVASPFPTKGEAFMSLVEAGWDADATRRPHGQHTTVVVHLDVKDRIANLHLGPLLTDADRRYLTCDATCEVWFHRDGQPLGAGRATRTIGRRLRRALEHRHRTCAVPGCGATRGLHAHHIQHWEDGGPTDLDNLVLLCPYHHRAHHRGVITITGPAPNITVTDSHGRTLTPGSLARPPTRPPPDAAPYRGPTGERAQWKWYTPFQPTPQSDN; translated from the coding sequence ATGTCTTCGATCGCCGCCGCCGACGCGGCGGTCGTGCGTCCGAAAGACCGGCTGGAGGTGTTGTTCGGCGAGCTGGGTGAGTTGATGGGTCAGCGCAACGCCATCGACGCGCGCATCGTGGACATCGTGGCCGAGATGGACCACGACAACCTGGTCGGCATGACCGGGTGTCGCTCGCTCTCGGCGCTGGTGGCGTGGAAGACCGGCTCCTCGACCAGAAACGCCGGGAAGATCGCCGCGATTGCGCACCGGGCCCGACAGTTTCCGCTGTGCATGGCGGGCCTGCGCGAAGGCCGGTTGTCACTGGATCAGGTCGCCATCATCGCCGAGAAAGCCGGTGAGGGTTCTGATGGGCACTACGTGACGTTGGCCGAGGTCGCCACCGTCAGCCAGCTCAACACCGCCCTCAAGGCCGAACCCCCCCTGCCATCTGAACCCGACCCCTGGCGCGACACCCCACCCGAGGCCGAGCCCGCACCCGAGCCGGCGCCGCGGCCCACGATCACCACCATCCACAGCGACGAGCAGACCACCACCTGGAAAATCACCCTGTCGCACCTGGACGCCGCAACCTTCGACGCGGCCGTGCAGTCCCATCTGGATGCCGCGGTCGCCGCGTGGAAACGCGACCACGACACCGACACCCTGCCCGCCGCGGTAGCGTCGCCGTTTCCCACCAAGGGTGAGGCGTTCATGAGCCTGGTCGAAGCCGGCTGGGACGCCGACGCCACCCGCCGCCCCCACGGCCAGCACACCACCGTCGTAGTGCACCTCGACGTCAAAGACCGCATCGCCAACCTGCACCTGGGGCCGCTGCTCACCGACGCCGACCGCCGATACCTCACCTGCGACGCCACCTGTGAGGTGTGGTTCCACCGCGACGGACAACCCCTCGGTGCCGGGCGCGCCACGCGCACCATCGGCCGCCGGCTACGCCGCGCCCTAGAACACCGCCACCGCACCTGCGCGGTGCCCGGCTGCGGAGCCACCCGCGGACTGCACGCCCACCACATCCAGCACTGGGAAGACGGCGGCCCCACCGACCTGGACAACCTGGTCCTGCTGTGCCCCTACCACCACCGCGCCCACCACCGCGGCGTCATCACCATCACCGGACCCGCCCCCAACATCACCGTCACCGACAGCCATGGCCGAACCCTCACCCCGGGATCACTCGCCCGACCACCCACCCGACCCCCACCCGACGCCGCGCCCTACCGCGGACCCACCGGCGAACGCGCCCAATGGAAGTGGTACACCCCCTTCCAACCAACACCACAGAGCGACAACTAA
- a CDS encoding HpcH/HpaI aldolase/citrate lyase family protein — protein sequence MDHATAEHSDSGDGSRIDPVLARSWLLVNGAQYDRFAPAAASRADIVVLDIEDAVAPKDKLSARENVIRWLSEGNSDWVRVNGFGTPWWADDLDALSKLSPGGVMLAMVESVDHVTETAKRLPNVPIVALVETARGLERITEIAATKGTFRLAFGIGDFRRDTGFGDNPTTLAYARSRFTIAAKAAHLPSAIDGPTVGSSALKLSEATAVSAEFGMTGKICLTPDQCPTVNEGLSPSAEEISWAKEFFTEFERDGGEIRNGSDLPRIARANKILDLARSYGIHESEFDDVDDPAHIPAPSDTYHY from the coding sequence ATGGACCATGCGACGGCAGAACACTCGGATTCCGGCGACGGATCGCGCATCGATCCGGTACTGGCCCGCAGTTGGCTGTTGGTCAACGGCGCGCAGTACGACCGCTTCGCACCCGCGGCGGCGTCGCGCGCCGACATCGTCGTCCTCGACATCGAGGATGCGGTCGCCCCGAAGGACAAGCTGAGCGCGCGGGAAAACGTGATCCGGTGGCTCAGCGAGGGCAACAGTGACTGGGTCCGCGTCAACGGGTTCGGTACGCCGTGGTGGGCCGACGATCTCGACGCGTTGAGCAAGTTGTCGCCCGGCGGGGTGATGCTCGCGATGGTGGAGTCCGTCGACCACGTGACCGAAACCGCCAAGCGGCTGCCGAACGTGCCGATCGTGGCGCTGGTGGAGACGGCGCGCGGTCTGGAGCGCATCACCGAGATCGCGGCCACCAAGGGCACATTCCGCCTGGCGTTCGGCATCGGCGACTTCCGAAGGGATACCGGCTTCGGGGACAACCCGACGACGCTGGCTTATGCGCGTTCACGGTTCACGATCGCGGCCAAGGCCGCGCATCTCCCGAGCGCGATCGACGGGCCGACGGTCGGTTCGAGTGCGCTCAAACTCAGTGAGGCGACGGCGGTGTCCGCCGAGTTCGGGATGACGGGCAAGATCTGCCTGACACCCGATCAATGCCCGACTGTGAACGAGGGACTGTCACCGTCGGCAGAGGAGATCAGTTGGGCCAAGGAGTTTTTCACCGAGTTCGAACGTGACGGCGGCGAGATCCGCAACGGCTCCGATCTGCCGCGTATCGCGCGGGCCAACAAGATCCTCGACCTCGCTCGGTCCTACGGCATTCACGAATCGGAGTTCGACGACGTCGACGACCCGGCACACATCCCCGCGCCGTCGGACACCTACCACTACTGA
- a CDS encoding dienelactone hydrolase family protein, which produces MPTITDSITTADGTCPVTLHTPEGDGPWPGIVMYPDAGGTRQTFREMGDQLAAYGYAVLVPDVYYRDGDWAPFEMASVFSDENERKRLFSMISKVTPDIMAADAAAFFDYLSARPEVAGEAYGTTGYCMGGRTSLMVAGRVPERVAAAMSFHGGGLAADDPGSPHLLADQMTAAVYVGGAENDASFTPEAAETLDKALTAADVEHTIEWYAAAHGFAVPDNGPYDQAAAKRHWDAMQSFFGAHLG; this is translated from the coding sequence ATGCCGACAATCACCGACTCCATCACGACCGCCGACGGGACCTGCCCGGTGACGCTGCACACTCCCGAGGGCGACGGACCGTGGCCGGGAATCGTCATGTATCCCGACGCCGGCGGGACGCGCCAAACCTTTCGCGAGATGGGCGACCAGCTGGCCGCCTACGGCTATGCCGTCCTGGTGCCCGATGTGTACTACCGCGACGGCGACTGGGCCCCGTTCGAGATGGCGTCGGTATTCAGCGACGAGAACGAGCGCAAGCGCCTGTTCTCGATGATCTCGAAGGTGACGCCGGACATCATGGCCGCCGACGCGGCGGCCTTCTTCGACTACCTGTCCGCACGGCCGGAGGTCGCCGGCGAGGCGTATGGCACCACCGGATACTGCATGGGCGGGCGGACGTCGCTGATGGTCGCGGGTCGTGTGCCGGAGCGTGTCGCGGCGGCGATGTCATTCCACGGCGGCGGTCTGGCGGCCGACGACCCCGGCAGCCCGCACCTGCTCGCCGATCAGATGACAGCGGCCGTCTACGTCGGCGGCGCGGAGAACGACGCGTCCTTCACCCCGGAAGCAGCTGAAACCCTGGACAAGGCGCTCACCGCCGCCGACGTCGAGCACACGATCGAGTGGTACGCAGCCGCGCACGGCTTCGCCGTACCGGACAACGGGCCCTATGACCAGGCGGCGGCCAAACGGCACTGGGACGCCATGCAGTCGTTCTTCGGCGCGCACCTGGGCTGA
- a CDS encoding thymidylate synthase: MSTPYEDLLRLVFERGTAKSDRTGTGTRSLFGHQMRYDLTAGFPLLTTKKVHTKSIIYELLWFLRGDSNVRWLQEHGVTIWDEWASPTGDLGPVYGVQWRSWPTPSGEHIDQISAALELLRSNPDSRRNIVSAWNVGEIPQMALPPCHAFFQFYVADGRLSCQLYQRSADLFLGVPFNIASYALLTHMMAAQAGLEVGEFIWTGGDCHIYDNHVEQVTEQLSREARPYPELVLAPRDSIFDYTYGDVVIKNYDPHPAIKAPVAV; the protein is encoded by the coding sequence ATAAGCACGCCGTATGAGGACCTCCTTCGCCTGGTTTTCGAGCGTGGGACAGCGAAATCGGACCGCACCGGCACCGGCACCCGCAGCCTGTTCGGTCACCAGATGCGCTACGACCTGACGGCCGGCTTCCCGCTGCTCACCACCAAGAAAGTGCACACGAAGTCGATCATCTACGAGCTGTTGTGGTTCCTGCGCGGCGACTCGAACGTGCGCTGGCTGCAGGAGCACGGCGTCACGATCTGGGACGAATGGGCTTCTCCGACAGGCGATCTGGGGCCCGTATACGGCGTGCAGTGGCGGTCGTGGCCCACTCCGTCGGGTGAGCACATCGACCAGATCAGCGCGGCGCTCGAGCTGCTCAGGTCGAATCCGGATTCGCGCCGCAACATCGTCTCGGCCTGGAACGTCGGCGAGATCCCGCAGATGGCCCTGCCTCCATGTCACGCGTTCTTCCAGTTCTACGTGGCCGACGGCCGGCTGAGCTGTCAGCTCTACCAGCGCAGCGCCGACCTGTTCCTCGGCGTTCCCTTCAACATCGCCAGCTACGCGCTGCTCACCCACATGATGGCGGCCCAGGCCGGGCTCGAGGTGGGGGAGTTCATCTGGACCGGTGGTGACTGCCATATCTACGACAATCACGTCGAGCAGGTCACCGAACAGCTGAGCCGCGAGGCGCGGCCCTATCCGGAACTTGTTCTCGCACCGCGTGATTCGATCTTCGACTACACCTACGGCGACGTTGTGATCAAGAATTACGACCCGCACCCGGCGATCAAGGCGCCCGTGGCTGTATGA
- a CDS encoding dihydrofolate reductase, protein MTTVGLIWAQSTSGVIGRRGGIPWRLPEDQARFKELTMGRTVVMGRLTWESLPAKVRPLPGRRNVVLTRQADYMADGAHVVPLLQDALTDDITWVIGGEQIYTLALPLATRCEVTEVEIDLPRDDGDAVAPTLDEQWIGTEGEWLTSSSGLRYRFFSYVRP, encoded by the coding sequence GTGACGACGGTGGGGCTGATCTGGGCCCAGTCGACTTCCGGTGTCATCGGTCGCCGGGGAGGTATTCCGTGGCGGCTGCCCGAGGATCAGGCCCGCTTCAAAGAGCTCACGATGGGACGCACCGTCGTGATGGGGAGACTGACCTGGGAGTCCCTGCCCGCCAAGGTCCGGCCGCTGCCGGGCCGCAGAAATGTCGTACTGACCCGGCAAGCTGACTACATGGCCGACGGTGCGCACGTGGTTCCCCTACTTCAGGACGCTCTGACCGACGACATCACCTGGGTGATCGGCGGCGAACAAATCTATACGCTGGCGCTCCCGCTCGCGACGCGGTGCGAGGTCACCGAGGTGGAGATCGACCTGCCCCGCGACGACGGCGATGCGGTGGCGCCCACGCTGGACGAACAGTGGATAGGCACCGAAGGGGAGTGGCTCACCAGTTCCTCCGGTCTGCGCTATCGGTTCTTCAGCTACGTTCGCCCGTGA